The Chitinophaga caeni genome segment GATCGCAATCATAAAGCTATCTTGAAAGATGTGGATTTTTCCGACGGCACCATCGAATTTGATCTGCAACCGGCCGAGATGGGTTTTACATCCATATATTTCCGCAGGCAGGGGGATGCGGAAGGGGAACATTTTTATTTCCGAACAGGCTACAACCGTAATAAGGATTCTGAAGACGCGATCCAGTATGCTCCCTTTATGAAAGGCGTGAACTTATGGGATATGTTCCCGGAGTACCAATCGAATGTTTCACTTGAAGCAAATACCTGGCACCACGTAAAAGCTATCATCCACGGTAAGCAGATGAAAATTTACGTAGATGATCTTCAGCACCCGGTACTGGTGGTGCCTCATATTGAAGGGAATGTAACACATGGTGCCATCTCGATTGAAGGCTTGGCTAAATTTGCCAATATGCACATCAAACCCGGCAACACGGAAGATGTTCCTGCACAACCCGGCTTTGATATTACGGATAATGATCCGCGTTATTTGCGCCGCTGGGAAGCTAGCAGGCAAGTAAGGTACCTCGACCCTAAAATTGGCATGGATTACAACACGGCGCCCGACAGTACCACGCAATGGATACCCATGCAAACGGAAAGAAAAGGGATGCTCAATCTTTCGAGGGAGTTCGGTGGTGACAACAAGCGTTCTATTATTTGGATCAGGACTCAAGTCAATGCTGATAAAGATATTGAGAAAACACTAAGACTGGGCTTCAGCGATGAAGTTTGGGTGTTTGTAAACAAGCAGTTAGTGTACCTCGATAAAAATTTATATGGCCGTCCAATGATGAAAGCTCCTTCCGGCCGCATTTCTTTGGAAAATGCCAGTATTCAAATCCCGCTAAAAGAGGGGAAAAACGAAATTCTCATGGCCGTGGAGAATGATTTCTACGGTTGGGGTATCATAGCGCGATTCGATAGCAATGAAAATATCTGGATGGAATAGTTAAGTGGAATTTATTAGTTTATCCAGGGCGGGGCTTTATTATTAGAGCCCTGCTTTCTTTATATTATATGCAAATACATATAATTCAAAGAATTTTATCGAAATTATATGTATTTAGATATAAATTAGTATATTTATAGAGATTTATATCTAAATACATATAATTATGAAGTCGCTACAGGCTTTTGTAAAAGAAAAAAGGAAAGAAGTTGGATTAACCCAGCAAAAATTCGCTGAAAAGGCAGGAGTAGCACTAACAGTAATCCGTAAGATTGAACAAGGCAAAAATGACTTACAGCTTGAAAAAGTAAACCAAGTATTGAAAATGTTTGGTCATACTTTGGCACCCGTTAGTTTAAAATTATTTACAATAGAAAATAATGAGACGAGCGACAATCTATTATAAAGATGATCTTGCAGGACACCTGGTAGAAACAGATGATGGAGAGTATGTTTTTCAATATGCTGACGACTATATTGAGCATCATAGCAAGCAATTTCTCACCTTTACAATGCCCGTTAGAAAACAAGCATATATTGACAATAGACTATTCCCATTTTTTGAAGGGCTGATTCCTGAAGGTTGGTTGTTGGATATTGCCTCAAAAAATTGGAAATTGAATCCCAATGATAGGATGGGCCTATTAATGGCCTGTTGCCAAGATTGTATAGGTGCTGTTAGCGTAATACCAATAGAGGAAGAAAATGAATAACCACTGTTTATATTGTTACAAAAAACTAGAAGAGGAACAAAAAGATTTTCATCCGCAATGCAGTAAAATCTTTTTCGGTACGGAAACTCCGCCAAGGCTCGAATTAAATTTAAGTCAAATGGCAGAGCTAGCCGCAAATGCCGTCCAAAGAAGCATAACTATCCCGGGTGTACAGCCAAAGCTCTCTTTAACGCTGGTAAAAAACACACTTGATGATAAAGATAAAGGCCGATTAACAATTGTTGGTGCACTAGGAGGTAACTATATTCTCAAACCACCGCATGCAGATTACTCACAATTACCAGAGAATGAACATGCAACGATGAAAATGGCCCAGAACTTGAATATTCCCGTCGTACCTTCTAGCCTAATAAGGCTGGCATCAGGTGAACTGGCTTACATTACCAAGCGTATAGACAGAACCGTAGATGGAAATAAAATTCACATGCTGGATATGTTCCAAATCTTGGAGGCCTTTGATAAATATAAAGGCTCAATGGAAAAGGTTGGAAAGGCCATTGCAAAATATGTAGACAATACCCTATTGGACCTTACAACATTTTTCGAGATAACATTATTTTGTTTTATTACCGGCAACAATGATATGCATCTTAAAAATTTCTCGTTAATCGTAAACGACCAAAGCAAGTGGAGACTTTCACCTGCCTACGACTTATTAAATGTATCGATTGTTAACCCGAATGATAAAGAAGAATTGGCTCTTACCCTTGGAGCAAGAAAAAACAAGTTTAACCGCTCGAGATTTGTAGAATTTGGAGAAAGCCTGGGCCTTAACAATAAACAAATCGAGCATACATTTGCCCAACTAATACGTAATGAAGAAATGATGATCGGCTTAATTAATTCCTCGTTTTTATCTGTAAGCAATCGACAAAATTACATCCTGCTTATCAAGGAACGTATGGAGCGCATCCGTTCTTAAATTCAATTCAATTCCAACACCTCCTCGTAAACCTCTATATAATCGCCCACCATTTTCTCCCTGCTGAAATTGAGCTCGGCCCATTCCCTGCAATCAAGCCGGTTAATTGATCTGATATTGGGGAGCCGCTCTACGGCATCGTTTATCGTATCTACTAAGAAACCCGTTTTCCCATCGATGATCAATTCTCCCATTGCGCCTTTGCGAAATGCAATGACCGGTGTACCGCAAAACATGGATTCCGCTACACTCAGCCCGAATGGTTCATTAAAATTAATGGGGTGTAATAATGCGGAAGCATTCCTTAATAACTCATTCCGCTGCTGCGGCCCGGCGCTTCCCAAATAGAGAACATCTTCGTTATTGATCCAGGGGGCAACTTTCTCATCAAAATATGCTTGGTCTTGTACTATTCCTGCTATTATCAATTTACGCTTGGATTGCTTCGCAATTTGAATCGCTTCGTAAGTTCCTTTATCATGGTGGATACGGCCAAAATATAATAAATAGTCCCGCGGCACATCATTGAAATCGAATTGTCTTTTATCGATGCCATTATATACGGTAGCGATATATTTTAATGCAGCATTCCTATCTGCATTGCTGATCGATACATAATAGTTTATATCATTAAATTGTTTGTAAACCGGGATGATCTTCGGTGATGAAAAACCATGTATAGTTGTTACCATGGGGCATTGAATAAGCCGGGAATAAGTCAGTGGTAAGAAATCAAAATGATTATGAATTATGTCAAATTGCCCGGATTGTTCCATCAGGTGACTGATATGCAAGCATTCCGCCACTTTGGGATCTTGTTCTTTATCCTCTTCGTAGCCTTTTGGAATGATGCCGGATAATTTGCATCCCGTCAAGGAATCGGCGGTGGCAAACAATGTTACATCCATTCCCCGTTCATGCAAACCTTCTGCGATAGTGGAGGCAACTTGCTCCCAAGGACCATAATGCCGCGGTGGCGTACGCCATGCCACGGGGGAAAGTATCGCGATTTTCATAGCTAGTTCAAATTGTATGTTATATTATTAACACAATTTGTATGCTAATGTTAGCGCCCATGCCAATAAGCACGTCAATGGCTAGGATTCGTTTTGCACTTGTCCTTGAGCGGCAAACTCGGTGGGTGTTTTCCCGTATTGCTTTTTAAATTCGTTCCTGAAATGCTTGATATCATTATATCCAACCGTATAGCAAATTTCATTTACATTCAATTTCCGTTGTAATAGCAAAACTCCTGCTTTCTTCAACCGCAAGGATTTGATGAAATCATTTACGGACATCCCGGTTAAGGATTTCACTTTTTTATATAATACGGGTCTACTCATCGCGAATTTTCTAGCCATCATTTCCACGTTAAACTCCGCATGATCCATATATTCTTCAATCAAATCCGTAGCCTTTATCAAAAAATCTTGATCGATCGTACTAAGACCATCCTCCATTACCGTTTCCTGCATAGCGGTAATACCGGGCAATGGAGAAGCATTAATTTTTTGACTAAACTTTATGCGGAGCTTTTCCTTCGAAGCCAATAAATTCCTCGCATTAAGAAACAAAGCCTGCAAGCTGAACGGCTTTGTTAGATAAACATCGGCGCCTGTTTCCAACCCGCTCAGCAAATCGGCTTGGGTACTTTTTGCCGTCAGCAATACAACGGGAATATGCGATGTACGTTCATCGGTTTTCAGGTGATTGCAAAGCGTAAAGCCATCCATTCTCGGCATCATTACATCGCTGATTATGAGATCAGGTATCTGTTCCGTGGCAACGGCGAGGGCATCAACACCGTCCCTGGTTTCCAGTATTGTATAATGGTCTTGGAAATTCTCCCTGATCAATTCCCTCAATTCATCTGTATCTTCTACAATTAAGATGGTTTGTTTTGGTTCAGCCGGGGTTTGGGTAGAAGTGCGCCGGATCTTCTTTACACTGACCGGTTTCTCCAGGGCTGGCTGTTGACTCAATACTTTATTTTCAATTATTACATTATTGTCTCCCTCAAGGTGATGTATTCCCTTCAGCAATCTGACAACAAATGTTGTATGCCCTTCCATTTGATCACCTTGATACGCACTTTCAACGGTTATGGCGCCCTTATGAAGCTCAACAATATTTTTTGCTAAGGCCAGCCCGATGCCGTAACCGGTATTTTGCAGGCCATGATCCGCTACCTGGAAGAAATTTGTAAATATTTTTTCCAGGTATTGTGGTTCGATACCTTGTCCATTATCAGATATCGAAATTTTCACGAACTTATCATCTTCTTCGACATTTAAAATGATGCGTCCGCCCTCCGGGGTAAATTTAAATGCGTTACTTAATAGATTAAAAAACACTTTTTCCAGCTGCTCCTTGTCGAAGTACAACATTACTTCGTCTGTGTTATGAATAAAAGATGTCGTAATATTTTTTGATAAGGATAGTTCACGGAAACCTTCATAAATATCTTGCAAAAAAGGTATAATATTTTGTTGCGACACGTGCAACAATAAGTTATTGGTTTCTGCCTTTCTAAAATCCATCAACTCGCTCACCAATTTCAATAAACGCCGCGCATTGCTATTGATATTATTGAGTTGCTGAGAAAAAAATTCATCTCCCTTACTGTTTTCCAACATTTTTTCTACGGGCGCCATTATCAAGGTGAGATGCGTCCGGATTTCATGGGAGATATTAGTAAAGAAGTCGAGCTTTACCTGGTGCAGTTCACTCTCCTTCCTTAACAAAGCCCTTAAATAAATAAACCGGGTCACGAAGAAAATGATAAAAAATACCGAGGCTGCGTAAATACAATAGGCCCACCATGTAAGCCAAAAAGGTGGTAGGATTTTTATCGTCAACTGCCTTACATCACTCCAGACACCATCATTATTGGCACCCTTTATCATTAATTGATAAGTCCCGGAAGACAGATCGGTATAGGTAATTGAGGCCATCGGTGTTTCTATCCAATTATCATCAAAGCCGGATAATTTATAGGCATATCTATTCTTTTCGCTCTTAACGTAATTCAGCAATGCGTATTCAACAGTGAAAATATTTTGATTATGGTTCAGTACAATCTTATCGGTGAGGTTAATATCTTTTTTTAATAAATGACTCTTGTCATTCACTTTTATTTCCTTATTGATCAGCTTTAGCCCTGTTAGTACTACCGGTGATTTAAATTCATTAAACGATATCTCGGAAGGGTAAAAGCTGGTGATGCCGTTAAATCCGCCGAAATAAAATTTCCCGTTGCTATCCTTGAAATAAGAATTGAGGTTAAATTCATTCCCGGCCAGTCCATCGCTCGTGGTATAGGTTTGAAATATATTCTTTTGGGGATCAAACTTCACGATACCGTTGTTAGTACTCAACCACAAAACATTCTTATCATCTTGCAAAATTCCGAAGATGCTATTATCGGGTAGCCCGTCCTTCTTGGTATAATGCTTTAGCTGCCCGTTTGCATTGTTATAACAATAAAGTCCGCCATCCATTGTACCGATCCAAATATTATGATCGAGATCTTCAGTAATACAATTTATAAGTTCGTTCAAGCTTTTCTGCTCAAGCAGGTTGCCTGTCAGGACATACAAACCGGGACGCGTGCCGATCCATATCCTGTTCTTTGAATCTTCAAATATAATTTGGGCGTACAATGATTTCAGTCCTTGCAAGGATTCTTGCTCGGGCCACTTTTCCAGCGAGGTACCATTTCTTTTAAAAAGCATTATTCCCCTGGAGCTGCCTACCCAAAATCGCCCGAGGCGATCTTCAAACAAAGCATTATAGCTAGTTAGTAAACGAAGCGGATCGTTTTCATTATAAAGGTAATGCTTAAATGATCCCGTGGATGGTTCAAAAAGATTGAGTCCCCCACCATGGGTACCGATCCAGGTATTACCATCTTTATCACGGTAAATGCACTTCACCAGGTTGGATGCTATACTCTTGGAATTTGCCGGATCATTTTTATAAGCCTTAAAAATACGCTTGGTCCTATCAAAATAATTGGCGCCCCCACCTTCGGTACCGATCCACAAATTTTTCTTTTCATCCTCCAGGATACCGCTGACAACATTATTATTTATACTGGAGTTGCCTTCTCCATCCTGTAATATTTCGAAGGGCGTCTGGTAAGTATATGCC includes the following:
- a CDS encoding HipA N-terminal domain-containing protein, translated to MRRATIYYKDDLAGHLVETDDGEYVFQYADDYIEHHSKQFLTFTMPVRKQAYIDNRLFPFFEGLIPEGWLLDIASKNWKLNPNDRMGLLMACCQDCIGAVSVIPIEEENE
- a CDS encoding type II toxin-antitoxin system Y4mF family antitoxin yields the protein MKSLQAFVKEKRKEVGLTQQKFAEKAGVALTVIRKIEQGKNDLQLEKVNQVLKMFGHTLAPVSLKLFTIENNETSDNLL
- a CDS encoding hybrid sensor histidine kinase/response regulator transcription factor, with the translated sequence MRSSEALKYIIFCLLLFAINFLGFFSCIAQNLSFDHLKIEDGLSNNSVLSLEQDDFGFIWIGTANGLNRYDGKRFKVYKTNAKDSSSISNNNILSLATDNKGNLWVGTTSGLNKYNPQTDQFQRIGIDGINSIYFSSSGAVWVGAVDGLYAFLNPKSDKLLSFSREQGLAGDEIRAIYEDHLHNLWVGTDKGLSMIEMQGNQFRVVNFDQQLADGNSLKSNYITSIAEDDDHNLWIGTQNSGLYLYVVKEDRFFHYEQGRDPADGLVNNKIRKILKDRITGMLWVGTQEGISIINPRTRKFQTYRHVPDNKESLSQNSVYSILQDANGSIWIGTYFGGLNTAYTYQTPFEILQDGEGNSSINNNVVSGILEDEKKNLWIGTEGGGANYFDRTKRIFKAYKNDPANSKSIASNLVKCIYRDKDGNTWIGTHGGGLNLFEPSTGSFKHYLYNENDPLRLLTSYNALFEDRLGRFWVGSSRGIMLFKRNGTSLEKWPEQESLQGLKSLYAQIIFEDSKNRIWIGTRPGLYVLTGNLLEQKSLNELINCITEDLDHNIWIGTMDGGLYCYNNANGQLKHYTKKDGLPDNSIFGILQDDKNVLWLSTNNGIVKFDPQKNIFQTYTTSDGLAGNEFNLNSYFKDSNGKFYFGGFNGITSFYPSEISFNEFKSPVVLTGLKLINKEIKVNDKSHLLKKDINLTDKIVLNHNQNIFTVEYALLNYVKSEKNRYAYKLSGFDDNWIETPMASITYTDLSSGTYQLMIKGANNDGVWSDVRQLTIKILPPFWLTWWAYCIYAASVFFIIFFVTRFIYLRALLRKESELHQVKLDFFTNISHEIRTHLTLIMAPVEKMLENSKGDEFFSQQLNNINSNARRLLKLVSELMDFRKAETNNLLLHVSQQNIIPFLQDIYEGFRELSLSKNITTSFIHNTDEVMLYFDKEQLEKVFFNLLSNAFKFTPEGGRIILNVEEDDKFVKISISDNGQGIEPQYLEKIFTNFFQVADHGLQNTGYGIGLALAKNIVELHKGAITVESAYQGDQMEGHTTFVVRLLKGIHHLEGDNNVIIENKVLSQQPALEKPVSVKKIRRTSTQTPAEPKQTILIVEDTDELRELIRENFQDHYTILETRDGVDALAVATEQIPDLIISDVMMPRMDGFTLCNHLKTDERTSHIPVVLLTAKSTQADLLSGLETGADVYLTKPFSLQALFLNARNLLASKEKLRIKFSQKINASPLPGITAMQETVMEDGLSTIDQDFLIKATDLIEEYMDHAEFNVEMMARKFAMSRPVLYKKVKSLTGMSVNDFIKSLRLKKAGVLLLQRKLNVNEICYTVGYNDIKHFRNEFKKQYGKTPTEFAAQGQVQNES
- a CDS encoding glycosyltransferase family 4 protein, with amino-acid sequence MKIAILSPVAWRTPPRHYGPWEQVASTIAEGLHERGMDVTLFATADSLTGCKLSGIIPKGYEEDKEQDPKVAECLHISHLMEQSGQFDIIHNHFDFLPLTYSRLIQCPMVTTIHGFSSPKIIPVYKQFNDINYYVSISNADRNAALKYIATVYNGIDKRQFDFNDVPRDYLLYFGRIHHDKGTYEAIQIAKQSKRKLIIAGIVQDQAYFDEKVAPWINNEDVLYLGSAGPQQRNELLRNASALLHPINFNEPFGLSVAESMFCGTPVIAFRKGAMGELIIDGKTGFLVDTINDAVERLPNIRSINRLDCREWAELNFSREKMVGDYIEVYEEVLELN
- a CDS encoding HipA domain-containing protein is translated as MAELAANAVQRSITIPGVQPKLSLTLVKNTLDDKDKGRLTIVGALGGNYILKPPHADYSQLPENEHATMKMAQNLNIPVVPSSLIRLASGELAYITKRIDRTVDGNKIHMLDMFQILEAFDKYKGSMEKVGKAIAKYVDNTLLDLTTFFEITLFCFITGNNDMHLKNFSLIVNDQSKWRLSPAYDLLNVSIVNPNDKEELALTLGARKNKFNRSRFVEFGESLGLNNKQIEHTFAQLIRNEEMMIGLINSSFLSVSNRQNYILLIKERMERIRS